In a genomic window of Candidatus Rokuibacteriota bacterium:
- a CDS encoding site-specific DNA-methyltransferase, with product MAVRRARRDGAGGENPGRVAENYRHYEATSPMRPEIGTQPQFRKKKPPATYRYDSSLAPALNWDGQNPAREVGEWLLRLIQEAAALPPPHAFDRPRELKAADGTVLLSVGSLHEAVEHLRRLGKPFLDWAGKAERLSFDVPTLPLFIHERLSTKAIVETLTSHRRDKQQTLFELFGDPQHPITDQTLRAYEYPDKWVNRLVLGDSLVVMNSLLHYEGLGGQVQMIYMDPPYGVKFGSNFQPFVRRRDVSHNDDADMTREPEMVKAYRDTWELGLHSYLTYMRDRLLLCRELLAPTGSIFVQISDENLHHVRELMDEVFGADNFLSTIFFRKKTMPLGSIFLESMGDFLLWYGRDVSRLPSRYRQLYKEQSVEGDFHWKWYELSDGSRHPMTKEQMNSHAFLPNGARIFRLVSMWPPTFSRSGVFPVLWRGKEWWPPPGQCYPSSPEAMRTLVDANRIEAEGNYLRYVLYLDDYRLRKLTSTWEDTAGARDQVYVVQTSEEVVRRCVLMATDPGDLVLDPTCGSGTTAYVAEQWGRRWITVDTSRVPLTLARQRLLTATFPYYQLKDHARGPVGGFVYARKQNRKGEEVGGVVPHVTLKSIANNEPPDEEVLVDRPEVDGGIVRVTGPFTVEATIPTPVDWEGDGVPDSGAADAEAHGSFVDRMLEVLRKSPVLHVGGGKTVTLRNVRPPAKTLSLSAEAVVANGDERPVALIFGPENGGLTQLAVHEALKEASFKGYMHLYAIGFAIQPDARLLIERSAEMGLPPASYVQATPDLVMGDLLKNMRSSQIFSVCGLPDVELRRLRDKRYEVKLTKLNLFDPATMSAKHMDAADVPAWFLDTDYNGLCFHVCQAFFPRTGAWDDLRRALRGEYDDAVWEHLAGTVSAPFEAGEHGQVAVKVIDDRGNELLVVKRLTDAGA from the coding sequence ATGGCGGTGAGGCGCGCGCGGCGCGACGGGGCCGGCGGGGAAAACCCCGGCCGGGTCGCGGAGAACTACCGCCACTACGAGGCCACCAGCCCCATGCGTCCCGAGATCGGGACGCAGCCCCAGTTCAGGAAGAAGAAACCGCCGGCGACCTACCGCTACGACTCCTCGCTCGCCCCCGCGCTGAACTGGGACGGACAGAACCCTGCCCGGGAGGTCGGCGAGTGGCTCCTGCGGCTCATCCAGGAAGCCGCTGCCCTCCCGCCGCCCCATGCCTTCGACCGGCCGCGCGAGCTCAAGGCGGCCGACGGCACCGTGCTCCTCTCCGTCGGCTCGCTTCACGAGGCCGTCGAGCACCTCCGCCGCCTGGGCAAGCCCTTCCTCGACTGGGCGGGCAAGGCCGAGCGCCTGTCCTTCGACGTGCCCACGCTGCCGCTCTTCATCCACGAGCGTCTATCGACCAAGGCCATCGTCGAGACGCTCACCAGCCACCGCCGGGACAAGCAGCAGACCCTGTTCGAGCTCTTCGGCGACCCACAGCACCCTATCACGGACCAGACCCTCCGCGCCTACGAGTACCCAGACAAGTGGGTGAACCGGCTCGTCCTCGGCGACTCGCTGGTCGTCATGAACTCCCTCCTCCACTACGAGGGGCTCGGCGGCCAGGTCCAGATGATCTACATGGACCCGCCCTATGGCGTGAAGTTCGGCTCCAACTTCCAGCCCTTCGTCCGCCGCCGCGACGTGAGCCACAACGACGACGCCGACATGACGCGCGAGCCCGAGATGGTCAAGGCCTACCGGGACACCTGGGAGCTGGGCCTGCACTCGTACCTGACCTACATGCGGGACCGCCTGCTCCTCTGCCGCGAGCTGCTGGCCCCCACGGGCAGCATCTTCGTCCAGATCAGCGACGAGAACCTGCACCACGTGCGGGAGCTGATGGACGAGGTGTTCGGGGCAGACAACTTCCTCAGCACGATCTTCTTCCGGAAGAAGACGATGCCGCTTGGATCTATTTTTCTCGAGTCGATGGGGGATTTCCTGCTCTGGTACGGCCGAGATGTCAGCCGGCTGCCCTCTCGTTATCGACAGCTCTACAAGGAACAATCCGTTGAAGGGGATTTCCATTGGAAGTGGTATGAGCTTTCAGACGGAAGCCGCCATCCCATGACGAAAGAGCAGATGAACTCCCATGCCTTTCTGCCCAACGGCGCGCGAATCTTCCGCCTTGTGTCGATGTGGCCTCCGACTTTCAGCCGGTCTGGCGTCTTTCCTGTCCTCTGGAGAGGAAAGGAATGGTGGCCACCTCCCGGCCAGTGCTACCCGTCAAGCCCTGAGGCAATGCGGACCCTTGTCGACGCCAATAGGATCGAGGCTGAGGGCAATTACCTCCGCTACGTGCTTTACTTGGACGACTATCGCCTTCGGAAGCTGACAAGCACCTGGGAGGACACTGCAGGCGCGCGTGATCAGGTCTACGTCGTCCAGACGAGCGAAGAAGTTGTTCGGCGCTGCGTCCTGATGGCAACTGATCCCGGTGACCTCGTGCTTGATCCTACCTGTGGCAGCGGCACGACGGCTTACGTCGCCGAACAGTGGGGCAGGCGGTGGATCACGGTCGACACGAGCCGGGTGCCGCTGACCCTCGCCCGTCAGCGGCTGCTCACGGCGACCTTCCCCTACTACCAGCTGAAGGACCACGCGCGGGGGCCCGTGGGCGGATTCGTCTACGCCCGCAAGCAGAACCGGAAGGGCGAGGAGGTTGGCGGCGTCGTCCCGCACGTGACCCTAAAGAGCATCGCCAACAACGAGCCGCCCGACGAGGAGGTGCTCGTCGACCGGCCGGAGGTGGACGGCGGCATTGTTCGGGTGACGGGGCCGTTCACCGTCGAGGCGACCATCCCGACCCCTGTGGACTGGGAGGGGGACGGGGTGCCGGACTCTGGAGCGGCCGACGCGGAGGCGCACGGCTCGTTCGTCGACCGAATGCTGGAGGTGCTCCGCAAGTCGCCCGTGCTCCACGTGGGTGGCGGCAAGACGGTAACCCTCCGGAACGTCCGCCCCCCGGCCAAGACGTTGTCGCTGTCAGCGGAGGCGGTGGTCGCCAACGGCGACGAGCGGCCCGTGGCCCTGATCTTCGGGCCCGAGAATGGTGGCCTCACCCAGCTTGCTGTACACGAGGCGCTGAAGGAAGCTAGCTTCAAGGGCTATATGCACCTCTACGCTATCGGCTTTGCCATCCAGCCGGACGCGCGCCTGCTCATCGAACGATCAGCCGAGATGGGGCTGCCGCCGGCCAGCTACGTGCAGGCCACGCCCGATCTCGTGATGGGCGACCTCCTCAAGAACATGCGGTCGAGCCAGATCTTCAGCGTGTGCGGCCTGCCCGACGTGGAGCTTCGGCGGCTACGGGACAAGCGGTACGAGGTCAAGCTGACAAAGCTCAATCTCTTCGATCCGGCGACGATGAGCGCCAAGCACATGGACGCGGCCGACGTGCCCGCCTGGTTCCTCGACACCGACTACAACGGCCTCTGCTTCCACGTCTGCCAGGCCTTCTTCCCACGCACCGGGGCCTGGGATGACCTCCGGCGCGCGCTCCGCGGCGAGTACGACGACGCGGTGTGGGAGCATCTTGCCGGCACTGTGAGCGCGCCCTTCGAGGCGGGCGAGCACGGGCAGGTGGCGGTCAAGGTCATCGACGACCGGGGCAACGAGCTGCTCGTCGTGAAGCGCCTGACGGACGCCGGGGCGTGA